In Nocardioides sp. JS614, the sequence GCCGCGTCTCGGTCGCCCTCGAGCTGCTGGCCAACCACTGGCAGCCCGAGCAGATCACCCTCGCCGTGCGCGGTCCGCGCCGCAAGAAGTGGCCCCGGGGCCTCGAGCACGCCGGCGGCCCCGCCGTACGCCGCGCCCTGGTCGCGGACCGGTGCGTGGAGATCCCCGAGGACCGCGACCTCGCGGTCAACGGCCTGGACTCCCGGCCCGTCCCGGCCCCCCTCATCTCGGCAGCCCGTCAGCTGCTCGCGCCCGCCCACCTGCCCGCCGACACCAGCGAAAGCGCCTGACCCGCACCGGGTCAGCAACCCCAGAAAGGAAGTCCACCCATGGACGTCATGACCGCTCTCCTCCCGATGGCCGCCCAGGTCTGCCCGAAGGCGCCGCCGGGTGCTGTCGGACCCACCAACGAGATCACCAGCTACGTGCTGTGGGGCGTCATCGTCCTGTTCGGCCTAGGCATCGTGATCGCCATCGGCGCGATCATCGCCGGCCGCGTGTTCTCCCTGCCGCATGCCTCCAAGGTCGGGGTGATCTCGGTGGTGGTCGTGTTCGCCTGCGCGATCGCCTATCTGGTCCTGCCCGGCATGCTCAACGGGATCCTCGGCAAGGGCTGCATCTGATGCGGCGCGCAGGCACGAAGAAGGCCGAAGGTGCCACGGAGTGGGGCCGGCGTCGCCTGCTCGGAATCCTGGTCGCCGCCGCCGTCGTGGCTGCGCTCCTGCTCGGTGGCCTTGCCTACGCGGTCTATCTGGCCGTCGCCGGGATCGGCGAGGAAGCCAGCGCCAACACCGACGTCGCCACCGGCGAGACCGACCGCTCGACGGTGGCCCAAGGTGCCGTGCACCGCGACGAGGTAGCGGCCGAGCCGATGCTGGCCGTTCCCGAGAGCGCCGCCTTCCCGGCCGAGACCACCAGCGCCAAGGCGCCCGTCATCAAGATCCCGGCTGGCACCGGTGTGAACGGACCGGCGTTCGTGATGACCGGGTTCCCGCACACCCCCGAGGGCGCGATCGGGCAGCTCGCGCAGATCGACCTCGCGGTACTGCAGTCGATGAGCCTGACCACGGCCGCGGAGGTCTACAACGCCTGGGCCCTGCCCGGCGGGGTCCGCGCCGAGGAGTGGTGGATCACCGCCAGCGTCCAGGCCTTCTTGACCAGCACCGGAATGGGCGAGGTCAAGGACCCCAGCTCCTCGGTCTCCCTCGAGCCGGCCGCCGCGCTCGTGAAGGGCACCGATGGGCCCGACTGGACCACCGTCTGCGTGCTGATGAAGGTCACCGCCTCCTACAAGCAGGAAGGCCAGATCGCCTTCGCCCACTGCGAGCGCATGCAGTGGGTCGGCGGCCGCTGGATGGTCGCCCCCGGCGCCCCGCCCGCACCCGCCCCCGCGACCTGGCCTGGCACGCAGCTCGCCCACGAGGCCGGCTGGCGCACCTGGTCGACCGACGACACCACTGACCCTGACCACATCGAAGGGGACCACTGATGAAGAACCTGACGACCGGCAACGACGACTCGCCGGCAACCCTGGTGCACATCGGCATCCTGGTGGCGGTCGCCTGCATGGTGGCCACCGTCGTCTGGCTCGGTGCTCGCACCCGGGCCGACGACGACTCCGGCGGCCCCGACACCACCGGCGGGGACAACTCGAGCCAGACGGTCGAGAACGCATCGGTCGAGCAGGTCGCACCGGACACCGCACCGGCCGACGGCGTCGTGATCCCGACCGGCGACGACCAGGTCGACGGCTACCCGACCGGATTCCCGGCCACCGACCTCGGCGCCGTGGCGCTGCAGGTCGAGCTGGCCAAGGCACAGCTCGGGTTCGACTACGACCAGGCCGTCACCGTCGCCCGCCTCTACGCCAACCCCGAGGACAAGGCCGTCTTCGAGGAGCGCTCCCGTGCCGCGGTCGCGCTGCGCCGCCAGCAGGCCGGCGTCGCGAAGGAGGGCGACGTGCCCGCCCCCGCGTCGTACGCCGTCACCCCGGTCGCCTACACCCTCGAGCAGCTCGACACCGGCTACTACGCGGTGAACCTGCTCAGCTACGTCACCCTCACCACCGCCGACGGCCAGGTCAAGGACAGCCTCTACGCCGGCACCCAGCTGATGCGGTGGCTCGACGGTGACTGGCGACTGGTCCAGGGCAGCGAAGCGGACATCGAGCACCTGGTCTCGGAGGGCCAGCCGCAGGCGGTGGCGCCCGGCACCCCCGAGTTCGCGAAGGCCGGCTGGATCCGGATCAACGGAGCTCCCCAGTGAGCACCGTCATCACCGCCGTGCGCCGGGCGAGCCGACTCGGCATCGCGGCCCTGGCGCTCCTGGTGCTCACCACGCTCCTCGGAGCTGCCTCGACCCTCCAGCCTCCCGCCGCAGCGGCCAGCGAGCCGGCCGCCAGCACGGCGCACCTCGCTCCAGTCGCCCCGGCGGCGACCAGCGGCACTCAGCCGACCCGCAACCTCAAGATGGGCTGCCCGGGGCCCGACGCCCTATGCGACCTCGGCAGCGACGCCGTCGACTGCGCCAAGGACCCGATCGATTGCGGCAAGGACGCCGCCGGCGATGTGAAGGACGGTGCCGGCGACCTGCTCGACGGCGCAGGAGATCTGCTCCCCGACGGCTGCGGGATCCTCGACGCGATCTGCGGCAACATCGGCGGACTGCCCGGGCTTTCGGGCGTCCCTGGGCTGCCCGGGATCCCCGGTCTGCCGAACGTCGGTGACCTCTTCGGCGGCGGCATCCCCGGGCTGGGCGACATCCCCAACCCGTTCGAGGCCATCGGCGACGTCATCGCCAAGGCCGCGGCCGACGCCTGGACCGCGGCCATGCTCGCGATCTGGAACTCCGGCCTGTTCGTGCTGCGCATCGTGCTCACGTTCAGTGAGCTGTTCTTGACTCCGGACCTGAGCGCCGACGGCCCGGGCAAGGACGTCTACGCCTTCACCCTGTGGCTGGCGCTGGCCCTGGTGGTCATCTTGGCGATGATCCAGCTCGGCGCCGCCGCCTTCAAGCGCGAGGGCAAGAGCCTCGCCCGGGCCTTCATCGGGTCCGGCCAGTTCGTCTTGGTGTGCGCCAGCTGGTTCGGGTACTGCGTCATGATCATCGCGGCCTGCGGGGCGCTGACCAAGGCGCTGATGAAGTCGCTGCTCAAGGTGCAGACCTGGCCCGACTGGGACCCGCTCGGCGGACTCGGCATCGACGACATCACCGACGCCGGCGTGGCCACCGCGCTGGCATTCCTCGGGATCTTCCTGTGGCTGGCCGCCATCGGGCACGTCCTGGTCTACCTGGCCCGCGCGGCGTCCCTGCTGGTGCTCACCGCCACGGGGCCGCTCGCGGCCGCCGGCCTGGTCTCGGAGTTCACCCGCTCCTGGTTCTGGAAGTCGCTGCGCTGGTTCCACGCCGCGGCGTTCACCCCGGTGCTGATGGTGATGGTGCTGGGCATCGGCGTGCAGTTCGCCAACGGAGTCGCCGCCCACCTAGCCGAGGACACCGCCAAGGCGTTCGGCACCGCGCTGCCGGCCGTGATGACGATCCTGATCAGCGTCGTCGCCCCGCTGTCCCTGTTCAAGCTCCTTGCCTTCGTCGACCCCGGCACCCCCAGCGGCGCGTCCTTTCGCCAGGGCATGGCCATCCAGGGCGGCCTCCAGGGCCTGCTCAGCGGCGGCGGCGCGGGCGGAGGCTCGTCGGCTGCGTCGACCACCGACGCCAACGGCCGCTCCTCGGGCGAGCAGAGTGCCGAGGCCTCGACCGGCGACCGGTTCAGCAAATCGACCCAGGGCGCCCTGGGCAGCTTCGGCCCGGTGGGCCAGGCCCTGTCGACCGGCATGGGCTGGATCAACTCCGCCGGCGCGAAGGCGACCTCGCTGATGTCGGACGAAACCAACCAGGCCGGTGTCGGCCAGAGCACCTACGGCCCCGACTTCAGCGGCCTGAGTGGACGGCAGTCCGGTGGCCAGTCCGGCGGCCAGGGCGGGACCCACCCCGGGTCGCAGAACGGCGACCAGAGCGACGGGGATTCGTCGATGCCGACCCCGCCCACGCCTCCTGCGCCGCCCACCCCGCCGACGCTGCCCACTGGCGGCGGACCCGGCGGCGGTTCAGGTGGCCAGGGCGGCAGGGGAGCTGACGCAGCTCCCAAGACCCCGGCCGCCGGCGGCGGGGGAGCAGCAGGAGGTGCCGGCGGCGCCGGCGCGGCCGCTGGCGGCATTCCACCGGTGGCGGGGTAACCGATGCACCGACCGCCCCACCTCGAGCACCGATCGACACCCACCGACCAGAAGGGAAGCCGACGATGACCACCTACGCCGACTACCAGCGCGACCGTATCGGCTGGTTCTTCGGCCTCTCCGGAGGCCAGCTGATGTTCCTGGCGCTGGCCAGCCTGCCGGCGTTCTGGGCGATCAGCCGCGGAGCGTGGTTCTCCGCGTTTCTGTTCGCCCTGGTCTGGGTGTTCCTCCTGGCCATCACCGTGATCCCGGTGCGCGGCCGCTCGGCCACCGGCTGGGTGTTCGCCTCGACCATGTACGCCGTCGGCGGCCTGTTCGGCTGGACCTCGTTCCGCGCCAAGGCCACACAGGGCCGCGGCGACGACCTCGACACCCCGGACCTGCCCGGGGTCCTCCAGGGCGTCCAGATCCACGACGGCCCGCCGCACGGCTCGCAGCTGCAGCGCGTAGCGATCATCGAGGACCACGCCATGAAGACCTGGGCGGTCACGGCCTCGATCGTGCACCCCGGCATCGGCATGAAGGACACCGAAGAGCGAGCCCGCTACGGCGAGGCGCTGGCCGGGCTGCTCGACGTCGCCGGTCGCACCGAGAAGGTCGACGAGATCCTCTTCATGGTGCGCACCGTCCCCGAGGACGGCGCCGAGCGCGACCTGTGGGCAAACCGCCACCGCCGCCCCAACGCCCCGGAGCTGTCGGAGGTCGTCAACAGCGACCTGGCCCACGGCCTCACCCAGGCATCGGTGCGCACCGAGCAGTTCGTGACGATCCTGGTCCCGGAGACCCGGATCGCGAGGTCGGCCAAAGAGTCCGGGGGCGGCTTCGAGGGCCGCTGCCGCGAGCTCTACCTGCTCATGGCCGAGATCGAGGCCCAGCTGCGCGGCCCGATGGGGATGACCACGGTGCGCTGGCTCACCAGCCCCGAGCTCGCACTGGCCTGCCGGACCGGATTCGCCCCCGGCGACCGCGCCGGCATCGTCGAGGCCCTCTCGCTGCGGGAGAAGGACCCGAGCGTCAACGCCGACGTCCCGTGGGCGATGGCCGGCCCCTCGGGTGCCGACGCCACAGTGCGGCACTACAGCCACGACGCCTGGAACTCGGTCAGCGCCACCATCAAGCTGCCGACCCGCGGCGTCGCGATGGGTGCCCTGGCACCGATCCTCACCCCCAGCGAGTTCGGTGAGCGGCGATCGTTCGTCGTCGCGTACCCGATCGTGTCCCAGACCAAGGCCGACCGGCAGTCCGGCAACGCCGAGTGGGCCGCCGACCTGGCCGAGGGGATGAACGAGAAGCTCGGCCGCAAGACCCGCGCCAAGCAGCGCGACGAAGCCCACAAGGCCCGCGGCCTGGACGCCAAGCTGGCCCGCGGCAACTCGCTGACCCGGCCCTACGGCGTGTGCACGGTCACCGTCCCCAAGTCGATGCGGATCACCGAGTTCGGGCGCCGCCTGGACGCCTCGGTCCGACGCGCCGGGTTCGCACCGCTGCGCCTCGACCTCGCCCAGGACGTCGGGTTCGCCGCGTCCACCATCCCCCTCGGCTCGAGCCTGACCCGGAGCGGAGACGCCTGATGACCACCACCCCCCGCCGGAACCGCCGCGGCGGCCGCGACATGGCCGCCCTGCTCTCCGACTTCGGGCACGACCTGCCCACGATCCCCACGCTCGCCCCGGAGGCCAAGGAGCCCCGGCTCTTCCGCTACGCGCCGCGCCGCGGTGCCACCCGCCGCGGCCGAGGCTGGGCCGCCGCCACCGCCCCGGCGATGGCCTGGCGGATGACCAGCGACCAGGCCCCGGTGTTCTGGCCCTTCGTCTCCGCTCCCGCCCTGCCCCCGACGGGCGCCCAGATGGGCGTCGACCAGCTCTCCGGCGGCAGCTTCTACTGCGACCCGTTCGGGTGGGTGCTGCGCGACGACGTACCCGCGACCAACCCCAACATCTTCCAGTTCGCCAAGCCGGGAAGTGGCAAGTCCGGCACCACCAAGGCGTTCTGCACCCGGATGATGCCGTTCGGCTACCGCACCCTGGTCACTGGCGACGTCAAGGACGAGTACGAGTCGCTGTGCCGCGCGCTCGGTGTCGACCCCTTCGTCATCGCCCCCGGCTTCTGGGCCCGGGTCAACCCGCTGTCCATGGGGCCGCTCGGCGACGGCTGGGAGAAGCTCTCGGCCGAGGAGGCGCAGCGCCGCGCCACGATCATCTTCAAGCGGTGGCTCGTCCTGGTCCGCGGCCTGGTCGGCAGCATGAAGATCGACGATGAGCGCCGGGTGCCCTTCGGCCCCGACGAATCCGACGTCGTGCGCAACGCGCTGGCGATCCTCACCGGCTACGCCGCCGGCAACAGCGTCCTGCAAGAGACGACCATCCCGCGGCTGTGGGACCTGCTGCGCAACCCCACGGAGGAGCTCGTCCGTGCCTGCGAATACGCGAACACCCGCCAGTTCCTCGACGAGACCCGGCGGCTGCGCAACGCGCTCGGCGAGCTGGTCACCGGCACCCTCGCCGGCCTCTTCGACGACTTCACCAACATCGAGGTCGACTGGCGGGCCCCGATCCAGTCGTTCAGCCTCTCCCGGCTCGACGGCCTGGGCGATGAGGCCGTGGGCATCGCGCTGCTGTGCATGAACTCCTGGGGGCGTGGTCTGCGGGAGATCGCCGAGCCAGGCGACCTGCGCATCGTGGTGCGCGACGAGGTCTGGAAGCAGATGCGCCTCGGAACCGCCGCAGTAGCGAGCTTCGACGCCGACCTGCGGCTCTCACGCGGCATGGCCGGCAAGGGCGGCGACATCCAGTTCTGCAACCTCCACAAGCCCTCCGACCTGCTCTCGGTCGGCGACGCCGACTCCCAGGCCGCGATGATCGCCAAGGACCTCCTCGAGCTGGCCGACATCAAGATCCTCGGTGCCCAGAAGCCCCGTGTCGCCCGCGAGCTCGACTCCATGCTCGGGCTCGGCCCGATCGCCCAGGACCTCGTCTCCGGGTGGGCCATGCAGGACAAGGGCCGCGCCCTGTGGTGCATCGGCGACGCCACCTACAAGGTCCAGACGGTGCTCCACCCGCTGGAGAAGAAGCTCTACTACACCAACGAGGCCATCGAGTCCGCCGCCTGAGCGCGCGCGACCTCGGGACTGACCTGTCATGAAGAAGCTGCTGCTCGCGGGACTGCCCGTCCTGATCATCTTCATGGGGCTGCCGTTCCTCGTGACGCTGATGGTGGTGATGACGACCACCGCGGCCGCCGAGTGCCGCACCCAGAGCAGCCAAGGCACCGCGCCTACCGAGCTCGGTGACCTCGGAGCCATCGACGGCCCGGTGGGCGGCCCGGTCAACGGCAACATCACCATGGCGCAGGCCAACATCCCGCGCCGCTCCGGCCTCGACGGGTTCCGGGCCTCCATGCCCAAGGTCCTGTCCAAGAACCCCGAGTTCGTCACCCTCAACGAGGCCAGCGGCTGGAGCCTGGAGCAGATCGAAGCCGCCGCCCCGGGCTACTCAGCCTTCCGGGTGGCAGCCCCGGCCGGCACCGGCACCGGCCCCGAGCAGGCCATGGGCAACGTCGTGCTCTGGAAGAGCTCGACCTGGACGAAGGTCAACGGCGGCCGGGTCCAGCTCGTCGACGACGACAAGACCTTCTACGACGGGCGTCCGGTCACGTGGGACCGCTTCGCGACATGGGTCATGCTGCGCCGCGCCGACGGCTCCGTGGTCTCGGTGGTCTCCACCCACCACATGACCAACCCGCACCGTTGGCCGAAGCAGCACGGCAACCCGCCGCTGACCCGGCCCCAGCAGTACGGCGCCGGAATGGACATCCTGCTGCAGCTGCGCAACTCGCTGGCCGCCCACGGTCCGGTGCTGATCGGCGGCGACATGAACACCCAGGCCTCCTACACCGACATCCCCTGGACGGCGGCCGCGAAGATGAAGGCCGCCGGCTACGGATGGCACAACCACGGCGTCGACTTCATCTTCTTCCCGCACCACCAGGGCGCCCGGCTCGAACAGGGCTGGGACGGCACGATGGTTTCGGACCACCACTGGCTCTCGGCTCGCATCGCGATGAACGGCGCCGGCCCGGAGAGCGCGCCCGAGACCACCACCACGACTGACGGGGTCGTGCCCGCGGCGACCACCGCCCCGACGTCCGCCGAGCCGCCGGCCGGCGACGTGCTCGCCCAGCTGATGCGGCTACGGTTCGCGTCCAACTACCCGACCATGACCGACGAGCAGGCCCGCAACGCGATCACCATCGCCCAGGTCGCCCGCAATCTCGAGATTCCCCGCTACGGGCTGCAGATCGCGATCGCCGCCGCGATCCAGGAGTCCAAGCTGGTCAACCTCACCGGAGGTGACCGCGACTCCGGCGGCCTGTTCCAGCAGCGCCCCTCGGCCGGCTGGGGAAGCCGGGCCGAGATCACCAACGCCGTCCTCGCGGCCCGCGCGTTCTTCGGCCAGGCCCAGCACACCGGCAACCCCGGGCTCCTCGACATCCCCGGCTGGCAGAACATGCCGCTCACCCAGGCCGCGCAGGCCGTCCAGCGCTCGGGCTACCCCGACGCCTACGCCCAGTGGGAGGACGTCGCCGGCGACATCACCGATCTGCTCGGCGGCGACCTGCCGGACCTGCCCGACGACGGCTCCACCACGAACGTCGCCAACTGCCAGGGCGAGACCGTCAACCCCATCACCGTCGGCACCCTCAACCTGCTCGGCGCCGGCCACACCGACAAGCCGGGGGAGCGGGCCGGGTACGACACCTGGGACAAGCGACTGCCCGGCGCCATGCGCACGATCGAGAACGCCGGCGTCACGATCACCGGCCTCCAGGAGGTGCATGGCCCGCAGGCCCAGGCGCTGGAGAACCAGTACGCGGCCAAGTGGGGGATGTACCCGGCCAGCGGGAAGGCACAGAACCGGGTGATCTGGGACCGCAACGAGTGGGAGCAGACCGACGGGCGCCTCGTCGGCATCCCGTACTTCGGCGGGAAGGACGTCGGCATGCCGCTGGTGCAGCTGACCTCGACGACCACCGGGCAGGTGATCTGGGTCTGGAGCATCCACAACCCGGCCAACACTCAAGGAAGCGCCGCCGGGCACCGCCAGGAGGCGCTGCGTCGCCAGCTGGCCACGATGACCGAGCTCGCCGGCACCGGCACCCCTGCGGTGATACTGGGCGACTTCAACGACGGCAAGGACGGCAGCAACGCCTCGCACTGCGCACTGACCCCTGAGCTGAGCAACGCCTTCGGCGGCTCTGCCGAGCCCTGCAAGAAGCCCAAGCAGGACGCGCCGATCGACCACGTCTACGGCGCGAACCTCACCTGGGCCGGCGCCGAGGTCGACACCAGCACCCAGGCCAGCAAGATCGCCGACCACCCGCTGGTGACCGCCACCACCGCCGGCAGCAGCGCCGGGTGCGCCGTCGACTCCGGTACAGCGGAGGCCAAGTACAACCTCGGCCCGGTCAAGCCGCAGCTGACCCAGCTGGTCAACATCCTCGGCCCCATGTTCGACATCAAGACCGTCGGCGGCTACCGCGAGAGCGCCACCGACCCCAACGGCCACCCGGCCGGGCTCGCGGCCGATTTCATGGTGCCGCTCAACGCGGCGGGCCGCGCGCAGGGCGATCGTCTCGCCGCCTACGCCAAGGCCAATGCCCAGAAGCTCGGCATCGACTACATCATCTGGTACCAGCGGATCTGGTCGGTCGCCCGCGTCGGCGAGGGCTGGCGGCCGATGGAGGACCGGGGGAGCGCTACCGAGAACCACCTCGACCATGTCCACATCAACGTCAAGCCCGGCGCCTCCGTCCAGCCGGTCGGCCTCGAGGGCGCGTCCTGCGACGAGGTCGTCTATCCGGTGCCCGCGCAGTACGTCGGAACCGACAACCACAACTGGCACGAGACCGGCGCGTACTGGTCCAAGTGGCACACCGGCACCGACTTCTCCGCACCCTGCGGAACCACCGTCTACGCTGCCCACGCCGGCACCATCGAGATCGACACCACCCAGCGTTCCTGGGCTGGGCCGCAGCTGGTCAAGGTCACCACCGGCGCCGGGTCCCTGACCACGTGGTACGCCCACATGGCGACCGTCAGCGTCAGCCGTGGCCAGACCGTCGCCGCCGGCGAGCCGATCGGCCAGGTCGGCAAGGAGGGCAACGTCTCCGGCTGCCACCTCCACTTCGAGGTCCACCTCAAGAACGGCTCCATCTACGGCCCCGACAACGTCGATCCCTCGACCTGGCTCGCAGAGAACGCATCACGCCCGAGCCGCGCCGTGTGATCGCACCGAAGCCCTGACGGCACATAGGTGACCAGCAAGGCCCAACGACCCACGACCGCCTGGAGGTGGCCAGACCGATGCAGCGTGAGCGACGACGAGACCCCTACCCGTGGACCTGGGAGATCCCCGTAGCGGTGGCCTTGGCGACCCTGTTCGTCATCGTCATCGGCATCCAGCTCGGCCGATCAGTCGCCAATCTGCTCGCCGGCGCCGGATGGACCTGGCCCGACGCCAACGCCGGCGCGTTCCCCTCACCCATCGGCACCGCGTTCTGGACCAGCCTTCCCGGCGTCCTCGGCGGCCACGCCGACGCCGGGCTGCCCAGCCCCACCCCCGACGGTCTGGCCGGCCGCGGCCTGGTCTGGGTCAGCCTCGCCCTGGCCGAGGTCGCGCTGCTCACCGCGACCATCTGGGTCGGCGCGTGGGCCTACCAGCGCTGGGGCCCGGGCCGCATGCGCGGCATGGCGACCGCAGCCGAGGCCGAGAAGCTGCTCGGCGTCACCCGGCTCCGCAAGGTCGCCGGCATCGTCCGCCCGGACCTCCACGGCAAGCAGGCCGCCCCGACACCGGCACCGGTCCAGCGCACCCCCGGCGACCTCACCGAACAACCCGGCCCGCAGCTGGGCCACGGCCTCAGCCCGTGGCTCCTGGACGGCCGCCGAACGAAGGAACACCGATGAGCCACGAAACCCCACTGCACGGCAACCCGACACTTCGCACCCGCGGCCGCCACCTCTTGGGCGGCATCATCTGTCGCCGTCGCGGACACCGCCCCGTCCTCGTCGAGCGCCACTACTACGTGACTGTCGGCCAGGTGGAACTCCTCGGCGAGGCGCGCGACCTGCTGTCCGACGCCTCCTTCCCGCTCCTCGGTCGCCGAGCAGAAGAACGCCATGGCCGTGCGGTGATCTGCCGTCGATGCCTCGCCCCGTGCGGGGACAGCGTTCCCGAGGTGGCGCGATGAAGCTGAGGTTCGACCCCTGGGACGTGGGCTGGCGCATCGGTAACGCCCACGAGCCGCGAGGCGGCGAGCTGTGGGTCCCGTGGGACCGCACCGCCGGCGTAATCGGCCCGCAGGGATCCGGCAAGACCCTCGACCTGCTCACCCCTGCACTGCTCGGCGCTCCGGGTGCCGCCCTGGTGACACTGACGAAGGTCGAGGACCTGCTGCTCAGCCTCACCGAACGCTCCCGCGACGACCGGCCCTGCGTGGTGCTCGACCCCTTCGGCCTGGCCGAGGGCGTCGTCGACGAGCTGATCTGGGACCCGATCGCCGGCTGCGTAGACCCCAAGGTCGCCGAGCGGCGCGCCAAGGCTTTCACCGCCGGCACCGTCAAGGGCGCGATCACCGGCGGCACCGGCGACGATGCTGCGCGGTTCTACGCCGCCGAGTCCGCGAAGGTGCTGCAGGGCTACTTCCACGCCGCGGCGCTGACCGGTAGGACGCTCGAGGACGTGCTGCAGTGGGTCGCCAACCCCACCGCAGCCACCCAGCCGATGGAGATCTTGCGGCGGCACCCGCACGCCGAGCCGTTCTGGCACGGCCTCCTGCACGGTGCGCTGAACGGTGACGACCGCACCGCCGGCAACACCGTCACCACGGTGCAGCAGGCGGTCTCGCTGTTCTTCCAGGCCGACATCCGCCGCCGCTGCATTCCCAGCCCCGGACGTCCCGCCACCGACCTCGCCGACGTGATCCGTCGACGCGGCACCATCTACCTGCTCGGCCGCGAAGACCCCTACGCCTCGGCCAGCCCGCTGATGACCGCCGTGGCCGAGCACGTCTTGGACACCGGCCTGCTCCTGGCCAACAGCTCCCCGCGGGGCGGCCGGCTGTGCCCGCCCCTGGTCTCGGTGCTCGACGAGCTGCCGTCGACCGCGCCGCTTCCGACCCTCCGTACCCGAATGGCCAACGAGCGCGCCCTGGGGCTGTCGTTCATTTGGGCCGCCCAGACTCGGCCCCAGCTGACCAGCATCTTCGGTGAGCACGAGGCCCGAGCACTGCTCGGCCTCACCAACGCCCTGGTGATGTTCGGCGGCTCCAAGGACGTCGCCTTCAACCAGGAGATCTCCGACCTCCTCGGAACGGTCCGCATCGGGCGGGTCACCCACTCCACCGGCGGAGCCAGTGGCGGTGGGCGCAGCTTCTCCGGCGACGACATCCCGATCATGCGGCCGGAGGAAGTCCGGCAACTGCCCGAACGCCAAGCTCTGGTCGTC encodes:
- a CDS encoding type IV secretory system conjugative DNA transfer family protein, which codes for MKLRFDPWDVGWRIGNAHEPRGGELWVPWDRTAGVIGPQGSGKTLDLLTPALLGAPGAALVTLTKVEDLLLSLTERSRDDRPCVVLDPFGLAEGVVDELIWDPIAGCVDPKVAERRAKAFTAGTVKGAITGGTGDDAARFYAAESAKVLQGYFHAAALTGRTLEDVLQWVANPTAATQPMEILRRHPHAEPFWHGLLHGALNGDDRTAGNTVTTVQQAVSLFFQADIRRRCIPSPGRPATDLADVIRRRGTIYLLGREDPYASASPLMTAVAEHVLDTGLLLANSSPRGGRLCPPLVSVLDELPSTAPLPTLRTRMANERALGLSFIWAAQTRPQLTSIFGEHEARALLGLTNALVMFGGSKDVAFNQEISDLLGTVRIGRVTHSTGGASGGGRSFSGDDIPIMRPEEVRQLPERQALVVAENGKPIIAKLHRCVEGKAGERLLADQRALRERLTNDRRMVITPEARATAALVEARRLGFVDDETDHARSEL